A section of the Primulina eburnea isolate SZY01 chromosome 1, ASM2296580v1, whole genome shotgun sequence genome encodes:
- the LOC140831985 gene encoding uncharacterized protein isoform X2 — MKLDFFFFNENLGICSQSFTHLVLPRNYDMAKIPVRYCVVDAFTDAAFKGNPAAVCFLEEERDEEWLQAVASEFNISETCYLTRLAESPDVPRFRLRWFTPVAEVKLCGHATLAAAHFLFVYGLVSSDVIEFSTLSGILTAKRVPDPSNLPSGNARESFLIELDFPVVSITKFDGADEVSTISKSLSGASVIEIHKTTASDDLLVELPSGDAVVEVEPLFDEIQKCSGSGIIITGPAPPGSRFDFYSRFFCPKLGLNEDPVCGSAHCALAPYWSKKLGKCDFLAYQASPRGGVINLHLDEKNQRVLLRGKAIAVMEGSLLV, encoded by the exons ATGaagttagatttttttttttttaacgagAATCTTGGTATATGTAGTCAGTCATTCACTCATCTTGTTCTTCCTCGAAATTACGACATGGCCAAGATCCCCGTCAGATACTGCGTGGTGG ATGCATTTACCGACGCCGCATTCAAGGGAAACCCAGCGGCGGTTTGCTTCTTGGAAGAGGAGAGAGATGAAGAGTGGCTGCAGGCGGTGGCATCTGAGTTTAACATATCCGAGACTTGTTACTTGACTCGGCTTGCTGAATCACCCGACGTCCCCAGGTTTCGTCTTCGCTGGTTCACTCCTGTTGCTGAG GTCAAACTCTGTGGACATGCAACTTTAGCAGCAGCTCATTTTCTCTTTGTATATGGACTGGTGAGTTCTGATGTGATTGAATTTTCAACTCTCTCGGGGATATTGACAGCCAAAAGAGTACCGGATCCATCCAACCTTCCAAGTGGTAATGCACGTGAGAGTTTCCTCATTGAACTGGATTTTCCAGTGGTCTCAATAACGAAATTTGATGGTGCTGATGAGGTTTCAACCATTTCTAAAAGCTTGAGCGGTGCTTCTGTTATTGAGATACATAAAACAACTGCAAGCGATGACCTCTTA GTGGAGCTCCCATCGGGAGATGCAGTTGTGGAAGTAGAGCcgctatttgatgaaatacaaaaaTGTTCAGGGAGCGGGATAATCATCACCGGGCCCGCTCCTCCTGGATCAAGATTCGACTTTTATAGTCGATTTTTCTGCCCAAAGCTGGGGTTGAATGAG GATCCTGTATGTGGAAGTGCACATTGTGCTCTGGCACCATACTGGAGCAAGAAGCTTGGAAAATGTGATTTTTTAGCTTATCAG GCATCTCCTAGAGGTGGCGTAATTAATCTGCATCTTGATGAGAAGAATCAGCGGGTGCTGCTTCGAGGAAAAGCCATAGCAGTGATGGAA
- the LOC140831985 gene encoding uncharacterized protein isoform X1 has product MKLDFFFFNENLGICSQSFTHLVLPRNYDMAKIPVRYCVVDAFTDAAFKGNPAAVCFLEEERDEEWLQAVASEFNISETCYLTRLAESPDVPRFRLRWFTPVAEVKLCGHATLAAAHFLFVYGLVSSDVIEFSTLSGILTAKRVPDPSNLPSGNARESFLIELDFPVVSITKFDGADEVSTISKSLSGASVIEIHKTTASDDLLVELPSGDAVVEVEPLFDEIQKCSGSGIIITGPAPPGSRFDFYSRFFCPKLGLNEDPVCGSAHCALAPYWSKKLGKCDFLAYQASPRGGVINLHLDEKNQRVLLRGKAIAVMEGSLLV; this is encoded by the exons ATGaagttagatttttttttttttaacgagAATCTTGGTATATGTAGTCAGTCATTCACTCATCTTGTTCTTCCTCGAAATTACGACATGGCCAAGATCCCCGTCAGATACTGCGTG GTAGATGCATTTACCGACGCCGCATTCAAGGGAAACCCAGCGGCGGTTTGCTTCTTGGAAGAGGAGAGAGATGAAGAGTGGCTGCAGGCGGTGGCATCTGAGTTTAACATATCCGAGACTTGTTACTTGACTCGGCTTGCTGAATCACCCGACGTCCCCAGGTTTCGTCTTCGCTGGTTCACTCCTGTTGCTGAG GTCAAACTCTGTGGACATGCAACTTTAGCAGCAGCTCATTTTCTCTTTGTATATGGACTGGTGAGTTCTGATGTGATTGAATTTTCAACTCTCTCGGGGATATTGACAGCCAAAAGAGTACCGGATCCATCCAACCTTCCAAGTGGTAATGCACGTGAGAGTTTCCTCATTGAACTGGATTTTCCAGTGGTCTCAATAACGAAATTTGATGGTGCTGATGAGGTTTCAACCATTTCTAAAAGCTTGAGCGGTGCTTCTGTTATTGAGATACATAAAACAACTGCAAGCGATGACCTCTTA GTGGAGCTCCCATCGGGAGATGCAGTTGTGGAAGTAGAGCcgctatttgatgaaatacaaaaaTGTTCAGGGAGCGGGATAATCATCACCGGGCCCGCTCCTCCTGGATCAAGATTCGACTTTTATAGTCGATTTTTCTGCCCAAAGCTGGGGTTGAATGAG GATCCTGTATGTGGAAGTGCACATTGTGCTCTGGCACCATACTGGAGCAAGAAGCTTGGAAAATGTGATTTTTTAGCTTATCAG GCATCTCCTAGAGGTGGCGTAATTAATCTGCATCTTGATGAGAAGAATCAGCGGGTGCTGCTTCGAGGAAAAGCCATAGCAGTGATGGAA